The following coding sequences are from one Halictus rubicundus isolate RS-2024b chromosome 11, iyHalRubi1_principal, whole genome shotgun sequence window:
- the LOC143359182 gene encoding sodium/hydrogen exchanger 9B1: MPERRIETQQSEERGEEEFEDEDATCCHRMTFISPLIRNILVTQPVSSYLCQRFIWSDVFWLATTTMIGSMTWAVLFFLLGDTMLPFNAGFGLFSIMVFSYTLGWSLSYLPYLHLPPVFGMLLGGMIIRNSGVYDIHHDLDAITTSKIRTFCVTFIMIRVGLQVSMTSLKRYSTFLVTLALIPSSVELFVLSICCKTILDYPWDWSFMVGTILTCLSPVVTMNCVLALAEQGYGEDKSMASILCTAACIDDVNIVSVFVVCFSIVFGEGDPRWWLYIPVGLRDLLLGIVTGVAIGFCLIFFPHRSHKYAAWHRLIGLILGSLMFATAAMQVTVSAGGYLAVVVFSITAVTGWRVLSANFQSRPFQKAVYALWHLVQPLLVGVIGADIDIAVWAMPRFGLHVLCILLGLTARSITAYATTMWTPFSWKERLFVVVCWIPKGTLQAALGPMAFERLKAKPDNENLQMAMDVMKISVVAVFFLAPIGAFVITFSGPRLLNQITIKESELTYLRRLSLLPNHAKKGPFRFTPEHV; this comes from the exons ATGCCGGAACGGAGAATTGAAACGCAGCAATCCGAAGAACGAGGAGAAGAGGAGTTCGAGGACGAGGACGCAACATGTTGCCATCGGATGACGTTCATCAGCCCTCTGATTCGAAATATCCTGGTGACACAGCCGGTGTCGTCGTACCTGTGCCAGAGGTTCATCTGGTCCGACGTGTTCTGGTTGGCTACCACGACGATGATCGGCTCGATGACCTGGGCTGTCCTCTTTTTTCTACTCGGCGACACCATGCTCCCCTTCAACGCTGGTTTCGGTCTCTTCTCGATAATGGTCTTCTCCTACACGCTAGGATGGAGTCTATCTTACCTGCCCTATCTTCACCTGCCACCTGTGTTCGGGATGCTACTCGGTGGCATGATCATCCGTAATTCGGGGGTCTACGATATTCATCACGATCTTGACGCAATCACCACTTCCAAGATCAGAACGTTCTGCGTGACCTTCATCATGATACGCGTCGGTCTTCAAGTTTCCATGACAAGCTTGAAGAGGTACTCGACGTTCCTGGTGACCCTGGCTCTGATCCCGTCATCCGTCGAGCTATTCGTCCTCAGCATCTGCTGCAAGACTATCCTCGACTATCCCTGGGACTGGTCCTTCATGGTCGG GACAATACTCACATGCCTGTCCCCCGTCGTCACCATGAACTGCGTCCTAGCCCTAGCTGAACAGGGCTACGGCGAGGACAAGAGCATGGCCAGCATCCTATGCACCGCAGCCTGCATCGACGACGTGAACATCGTCTCCGTCTTTGTCGTCTGCTTCTCGATCGTATTCGGAGAGG GCGATCCCCGATGGTGGCTGTACATACCAGTCGGTCTCCGAGACCTTCTGCTGGGCATCGTCACCGGAGTCGCCATCGGATTTTGCCTTATCTTTTTCCCGCATCGGAGTCAC AAATACGCGGCCTGGCACCGCTTGATCGGCCTGATTCTTGGCTCCTTGATGTTCGCCACAGCCGCTATGCAAGTCACGGTGTCCGCCGGAGGATACCTCGCCGTCGTTGTCTTCTCTATCACTGCCGTCACTGGATGGAGGGTCCTATCCGCCAACTTCCAA TCAAGACCGTTTCAAAAAGCAGTGTACGCTCTCTGGCACCTGGTACAGCCGTTGTTAGTGGGGGTGATCGGTGCTGACATCGATATAGCAGTCTGGGCCATGCCCAGATTCGGTCTTCATGTTCTGTGCATCTTGCTGGGACTTACG GCACGAAGCATCACCGCCTACGCGACGACTATGTGGACGCCGTTCTCCTGGAAGGAAAGACTGTTTGTCGTTGTTTGTTGGATACCAAAAGGCACTTTGCAG GCGGCCCTTGGACCAATGGCGTTCGAACGCCTGAAGGCCAAACCGGACAACGAAAATCTCCAAATGGCCATGGATGTGATGAAGATATCCGTGGTTGCAGTTTTCTTCTTGGCCCCGATCGGAGCCTTTGTCATTACTTTCAGTGGCCCTCGTTTGCTCAACCAGATTACCATCAAAGAATCCGAATTAACCTACTTAAGGAGACTCAGCCTCCTACCGAACCATGCAAAGAAAGGACCGTTCCGATTCACCCCCGAACACGTTTAA
- the LOC143358914 gene encoding nonsense-mediated mRNA decay factor SMG9 — protein sequence MNVHKMMSITTKDSEMRDSEGRGTIKVIDRPTFILKTREGESRAVSPSQRNGGNKKETESSNVCSKIPDPCRTLLSPCIEMTTSVKFMDENMQLCENSLEYLYDQQDFLVVGCLGAQGVGKSTIMSLLTSNYASNVFPVQDMSHHESGANCTSGIDFFVTKNRVIYLDTQPILSGSTIDYSISYDQKKPTTDFANIETNLELQSLQFAAFLFSVCHVIIFVQDWIIDPNLVRFLQTAEMLKPSSTSNMDQDYVEYYPHIVFLHNKAELQDFTPNITEKTKDFYSKVFSASRLQTHSGLDMSPQSTDASLNLFFIPEIVNEESAMRQNEKKLIERLKTKIHGVSRNPMTPTTLTEKNWYHYVSRVMEAIKKSHLSSEYGRLMP from the exons ATGAACGTGCACAAGATGATGTCGATAACCACGAAAGATTCTGAAATGAGGGACAGCGAAGGCAGAGGGACCATCAAAGTTATAGATCGTCCAACATTCATTCTAAAAACCAGAGAAGGCGAAAGCAGGGCCGTCTCACCGAGCCAACGAAACGGTGGCAACAA AAAAGAGACCGAGTCTTCCAACGTTTGTTCAAAGATTCCAGACC CCTGTCGTACCCTACTCTCGCCGTGCATAGAAATGACGACCAGCGTCAAGTTCATGGACGAGAACATGCAGCTGTGTGAAAACTCTCTGGAATATCTGTACGATCAGCAAGACTTCTTGGTGGTAGGATGTCTAGGAGCTCAGGGTGTTGGGAAATCTACTATAATGTCTCTCCTAACATCGAATTACGC ATCGAATGTATTTCCGGTCCAGGATATGTCGCACCACGAAAGCGGCGCGAACTGTACTTCCGGTATCGATTTCTTCGTAACGAAAAATCGGGTGATATATCTGGACACCCAGCCGATACTTTCTGGATCGACGATAGACTATTCGATCTCTTACGATCAGAAGAAACCGACCACAGATTTCGCGAACATCGAGACCAACTTGGAGCTGCAATCCTTGCAATTCGCGGCGTTCTTGTTCTCAGTTTGTCACGTTATTATTTTCGTGCAGGATTGGATCATTGATCCGAATTTAGTTAG GTTCTTACAAACTGCAGAAATGTTGAAGCCTTCGTCGACGAGTAACATGGATCAAGACTACGTCGAGTATTATCCTCACATCGTGTTCTTGCACAACAAGGCCGAGTTGCAGGACTTCACTCCAAATATTACAGAGAAGACCAAG GACTTTTACAGCAAAGTATTCTCTGCCTCGAGGTTGCAGACTCACAGCGGTTTGGACATGAGTCCCCAATCGACGGACGCTAgcttgaatttatttttcataccGGAGATTGTGAACGAAG AATCTGCGATGCGCCAGAATGAGAAGAAGCTGATAGAACGATTGAAGACGAAGATACACGGCGTCAGCAGGAATCCCATGACGCCGACAACTCTGACCGAGAAAAATTG GTACCACTACGTGTCGAGGGTGATGGAAGCGATCAAGAAGAGTCACCTGTCCTCCGAGTACGGAAGATTGATGCCCTAA
- the Nc2beta gene encoding negative cofactor 2beta yields the protein MASATISPTEDDELTLPRASINKMIKEILPHVRVANESRELILNCCTEFIHLLSSEANEICNQQQKKTINAEHVLQALEKLGFGDYSAEAEAVLRDCKAVAAKRRRQSTRLENLGIPEEELLRQQQELFAKAREEQAVAEQQQWQQLQAVAQMASMQQADSEQEDYS from the coding sequence ATGGCCTCGGCTACGATATCGCCGACCGAGGATGACGAGCTGACCTTGCCACGGGCGTCGATCAATAAAATGATCAAAGAGATTCTGCCGCACGTACGGGTGGCCAACGAGTCTCGCGAGTTGATCCTGAACTGCTGCACAGAGTTCATTCACCTGCTTTCGTCGGAGGCGAACGAGATCTGCAACCAGCAGCAGAAGAAGACCATAAACGCGGAGCATGTTTTACAGGCGCTCGAGAAACTCGGCTTCGGCGATTACAGCGCGGAAGCGGAAGCGGTTCTAAGGGATTGCAAGGCCGTCGCGGCGAAACGAAGACGACAGAGCACCCGGCTAGAGAACCTAGGCATCCCCGAGGAGGAGCTGCTCAGACAGCAACAGGAATTGTTCGCCAAGGCGCGAGAAGAACAGGCGGTCGCCGAGCAGCAACAGTGGCAGCAACTGCAAGCTGTCGCGCAGATGGCGTCGATGCAGCAGGCCGACAGCGAACAAGAAGATTATTCTTAA
- the LOC143358912 gene encoding uncharacterized protein LOC143358912 isoform X2, with protein sequence MFSKSSLLKVYCYCAFVVLLSLHGEQHVADAIEFFGAVKNLSVYVLRDKRYPASENAYKSLKLNVSWLPPSSTRQPSSYSIFITDARTEGSTTGVPECPVGSISHLVNNAKQQYALLPVDSMSSINLPDLYIRPNCTYRVQVIANPRIKSMRKPAEVLYTVPECIGRKCSCVNAKSTLPIPKLNVIRRESEVIMDWSTTSNTSKVHYYVISVGVPLLTSKKGLLIYNVTQVGRVTATTTNFSWNMKSDDQRMELRDSYKLMVHALNDRGCPGTDGTFVIRTLLSETTESIDENLKWLIFVAVMGACCVLFAVFSYCVLFHNTLYCATYYNKKARIQSILKCKTRWAETVLRKSNILYFLPETEEEQKGETDALEAPFRSVTLLRELGSGHFGKVYLGQLDDTTDTMVAVKMSQNDHASIESEERREFLEEIEMMKKAGNHPHLVSLIGYCVQPDKPICILLEYMQGGDLLSYLHLLRKNRAKKLVHNHGNPFGYLSDSSISKIVYTNISCAVSNRTYLNILNSHWKEENHLDETEKLQFLKFAVDIATGMEYLESKQIVHRDLAARNILVGADSTLKISDFGLSRSGIYVIRSSNGKTHHLPIRWMSPEALRDRSFSSKSDVWSFGVVLWEICTYGAFPYSNMENDRLLCYIVKENGRLEQPDNISNDIYDIMRSCWITEPENRPNFTQLLLELHNLINSCICSQRSASNPCYALQL encoded by the exons ATGTTCTCGAAAAGTTCGTTGCTGAAAGTGTATTGTTACTGTGCGTTCGTTGTCTTGTTGAGTCTGCACGGCGAACAGCATGTCGCAGATGCTATCGAATTTTTTGGCGCAGTGAAGAACTTGAGTGTGTACGTTCTACGCGATAAGAGATACCCAGCGAGCGAAAATGCGTACAAATCCCTGAAACTGAACGTGTCTTGGCTGCCTCCGAGCAGCACGAGACAACCGTCGTCCTATAG CATATTCATCACGGACGCGCGAACCGAGGGCAGCACGACAGGCGTCCCAGAATGCCCGGTAGGCTCGATTTCTCACTTGGTGAACAACGCTAAGCAACAGTACGCGTTGCTGCCAGTGGACAGTAtgtcgtcgatcaatttgcccGATTTGTACATCAGACCGAATTGCACCTACAGAGTACAAGTTATCGCGAATCCGAGAATAAAATCTATGAGAAAACCCGCGGAA GTTCTCTACACCGTTCCGGAATGCATCGGTCGTAAATGCAGCTGTGTTAATGCTAAATCAACATTGCCCATTCCAAAGTTAAATGTTATTCGTCGAGAAAGCGAAGTGATTATGGACTGGAGCACCACCTCGAATACATCAAAGGTTCATTATTATGTAATTAG CGTCGGTGTGCCGCTACTAACTTCGAAGAAAGGCCTGCTAATTTACAATGTAACGCAAGTAGGACGTGTAACCGCGACAACGACCAATTTCTCGTGGAACATGAAGTCCGACGATCAACGCATGGAGCTAAGAGATAGCTACAAGTTGATGGTTCATGCTCTGAACGACCGTGGTTGTCCTGGAACAGATGGGACATTTGTAATACGCACTTTATTATCAGAGACCACCGAATCTATCGACGAGAACTTG AAGTGGTTGATATTCGTTGCCGTAATGGGAGCTTGTTGCGTCCTGTTCGCTGTTTTCAGCTACTGCGTGCTGTTCCATAACACGCTATACTGCGCAACGTATTACAACAAGAAAGCTAG GATACAGAGCATCCTCAAGTGCAAAACCCGATGGGCAGAGACGGTTCTTCGGAAGAGCAACATTCTGTATTTCCTACCAGAGACCGAG GAGGAGCAAAAGGGAGAAACGGACGCGTTGGAAGCGCCGTTTAGAAGCGTAACGCTCCTACGCGAATTAGGCAGCGGACACTTTGGCAAGGTGTATCTCGGTCAACTGGACGACACCACCGACACTATGGTGGCCGTGAAAATGTCCCAGAACGACCATGCCTCGATCGAGTCGGAGGAGCGTCGAGAATTCTTAGAGGAAATCGAGATGATGAAGAAGGCAGGGAACCATCCGCACTTGGTCAGCCTCATTGGCTATTGCGTTCAACCGGACAAACCAATATGCATTCTCCTGGAGTACATGCAAGGCGGTGATCTGCTCTCTTACTTGCATCTCCTACGAAAGAACCGAGCCAAGAAACTCGTTCACAACCATGGAAACCCATTTGGATATCTATCCGACTCTAGCATTTCCAAAA TTGTATACACGAATATAAGCTGTGCCGTGTCCAACAGAACTTATCTGAATATTTTGAATAGCCACTGGAAGGAAGAAAACCATTTAGACGAAACAGAAAAACTTCAATTCCTGAAGTTCGCTGTAGATATTGCCACAGGCATGGAATATCTGGAAAGCAAACAGATCGTTCACAGAGATTTGGCAGCGAGAAATATTCTTGTTGGAGCAGATTCTACTTTGAAG ATTTCTGACTTTGGGCTTTCGCGCAGCGGTATTTACGTGATAAGGAGTAGCAATGGTAAAACACATCACCTTCCCATAAGGTGGATGTCACCAGAGGCTTTGCGTGACCGCTCGTTCTCGTCGAAAAGCGACGTGTGGTCTTTCGGAGTTGTACTGTGGGAAATTTGCACGTATGGTGCTTTCCCCTATTCGAACATGGAGAATGATCGTTTATTGTGTTACATAGTTAAAGAGAATGGACGTTTAGAGCAACCTGACAATATTTCCAATGATATTTACGATATAATGCGTTCCTGCTGGATCACGGAGCCCGAAAACAGACCGAATTTCACGCAGCTGCTGTTAGAGCTACATAACCTAATCAATTCGTGCATCTGCTCTCAACGATCAGCGTCTAACCCTTGTTACGCATTGCAGCTTTAA
- the LOC143358912 gene encoding uncharacterized protein LOC143358912 isoform X1, protein MFSKSSLLKVYCYCAFVVLLSLHGEQHVADAIEFFGAVKNLSVYVLRDKRYPASENAYKSLKLNVSWLPPSSTRQPSSYSIFITDARTEGSTTGVPECPVGSISHLVNNAKQQYALLPVDSMSSINLPDLYIRPNCTYRVQVIANPRIKSMRKPAEVSCSNNIIALLLCYAEKNILQKYLQVLYTVPECIGRKCSCVNAKSTLPIPKLNVIRRESEVIMDWSTTSNTSKVHYYVISVGVPLLTSKKGLLIYNVTQVGRVTATTTNFSWNMKSDDQRMELRDSYKLMVHALNDRGCPGTDGTFVIRTLLSETTESIDENLKWLIFVAVMGACCVLFAVFSYCVLFHNTLYCATYYNKKARIQSILKCKTRWAETVLRKSNILYFLPETEEEQKGETDALEAPFRSVTLLRELGSGHFGKVYLGQLDDTTDTMVAVKMSQNDHASIESEERREFLEEIEMMKKAGNHPHLVSLIGYCVQPDKPICILLEYMQGGDLLSYLHLLRKNRAKKLVHNHGNPFGYLSDSSISKIVYTNISCAVSNRTYLNILNSHWKEENHLDETEKLQFLKFAVDIATGMEYLESKQIVHRDLAARNILVGADSTLKISDFGLSRSGIYVIRSSNGKTHHLPIRWMSPEALRDRSFSSKSDVWSFGVVLWEICTYGAFPYSNMENDRLLCYIVKENGRLEQPDNISNDIYDIMRSCWITEPENRPNFTQLLLELHNLINSCICSQRSASNPCYALQL, encoded by the exons ATGTTCTCGAAAAGTTCGTTGCTGAAAGTGTATTGTTACTGTGCGTTCGTTGTCTTGTTGAGTCTGCACGGCGAACAGCATGTCGCAGATGCTATCGAATTTTTTGGCGCAGTGAAGAACTTGAGTGTGTACGTTCTACGCGATAAGAGATACCCAGCGAGCGAAAATGCGTACAAATCCCTGAAACTGAACGTGTCTTGGCTGCCTCCGAGCAGCACGAGACAACCGTCGTCCTATAG CATATTCATCACGGACGCGCGAACCGAGGGCAGCACGACAGGCGTCCCAGAATGCCCGGTAGGCTCGATTTCTCACTTGGTGAACAACGCTAAGCAACAGTACGCGTTGCTGCCAGTGGACAGTAtgtcgtcgatcaatttgcccGATTTGTACATCAGACCGAATTGCACCTACAGAGTACAAGTTATCGCGAATCCGAGAATAAAATCTATGAGAAAACCCGCGGAAGTAAGTTGCTCTAACAATATAATTGCATTGTTACTTTGTTACGCTGaaaaaaatatacttcaaaaatATTTGCAGGTTCTCTACACCGTTCCGGAATGCATCGGTCGTAAATGCAGCTGTGTTAATGCTAAATCAACATTGCCCATTCCAAAGTTAAATGTTATTCGTCGAGAAAGCGAAGTGATTATGGACTGGAGCACCACCTCGAATACATCAAAGGTTCATTATTATGTAATTAG CGTCGGTGTGCCGCTACTAACTTCGAAGAAAGGCCTGCTAATTTACAATGTAACGCAAGTAGGACGTGTAACCGCGACAACGACCAATTTCTCGTGGAACATGAAGTCCGACGATCAACGCATGGAGCTAAGAGATAGCTACAAGTTGATGGTTCATGCTCTGAACGACCGTGGTTGTCCTGGAACAGATGGGACATTTGTAATACGCACTTTATTATCAGAGACCACCGAATCTATCGACGAGAACTTG AAGTGGTTGATATTCGTTGCCGTAATGGGAGCTTGTTGCGTCCTGTTCGCTGTTTTCAGCTACTGCGTGCTGTTCCATAACACGCTATACTGCGCAACGTATTACAACAAGAAAGCTAG GATACAGAGCATCCTCAAGTGCAAAACCCGATGGGCAGAGACGGTTCTTCGGAAGAGCAACATTCTGTATTTCCTACCAGAGACCGAG GAGGAGCAAAAGGGAGAAACGGACGCGTTGGAAGCGCCGTTTAGAAGCGTAACGCTCCTACGCGAATTAGGCAGCGGACACTTTGGCAAGGTGTATCTCGGTCAACTGGACGACACCACCGACACTATGGTGGCCGTGAAAATGTCCCAGAACGACCATGCCTCGATCGAGTCGGAGGAGCGTCGAGAATTCTTAGAGGAAATCGAGATGATGAAGAAGGCAGGGAACCATCCGCACTTGGTCAGCCTCATTGGCTATTGCGTTCAACCGGACAAACCAATATGCATTCTCCTGGAGTACATGCAAGGCGGTGATCTGCTCTCTTACTTGCATCTCCTACGAAAGAACCGAGCCAAGAAACTCGTTCACAACCATGGAAACCCATTTGGATATCTATCCGACTCTAGCATTTCCAAAA TTGTATACACGAATATAAGCTGTGCCGTGTCCAACAGAACTTATCTGAATATTTTGAATAGCCACTGGAAGGAAGAAAACCATTTAGACGAAACAGAAAAACTTCAATTCCTGAAGTTCGCTGTAGATATTGCCACAGGCATGGAATATCTGGAAAGCAAACAGATCGTTCACAGAGATTTGGCAGCGAGAAATATTCTTGTTGGAGCAGATTCTACTTTGAAG ATTTCTGACTTTGGGCTTTCGCGCAGCGGTATTTACGTGATAAGGAGTAGCAATGGTAAAACACATCACCTTCCCATAAGGTGGATGTCACCAGAGGCTTTGCGTGACCGCTCGTTCTCGTCGAAAAGCGACGTGTGGTCTTTCGGAGTTGTACTGTGGGAAATTTGCACGTATGGTGCTTTCCCCTATTCGAACATGGAGAATGATCGTTTATTGTGTTACATAGTTAAAGAGAATGGACGTTTAGAGCAACCTGACAATATTTCCAATGATATTTACGATATAATGCGTTCCTGCTGGATCACGGAGCCCGAAAACAGACCGAATTTCACGCAGCTGCTGTTAGAGCTACATAACCTAATCAATTCGTGCATCTGCTCTCAACGATCAGCGTCTAACCCTTGTTACGCATTGCAGCTTTAA